One Tomitella gaofuii DNA segment encodes these proteins:
- the map gene encoding type I methionyl aminopeptidase has product MGFVRRRRTVPFRTAGELDAMAAAGAIVGRTLVAVREAAEPGASTLDLDRVAEESIRSAGAVPSFLGYHGFTGSICSSRNDVVVHGIPRADDVLAEGDLLSIDCGAILDGWHGDAAWTFAVGAITAAEEELNAATEQSLAAGIAAMLPGNRLTDVSHAIEEGTHAAGRAHGRSYGIVDGYGGHGIGREMHMDPFLANEGAPGKGPRLVAGSVLAIEPMLTLGTDQTTVLEDGWTVITDDGSKASHWEHTVAVTQDGPLILTPRP; this is encoded by the coding sequence GTGGGATTCGTGCGACGTCGCAGAACCGTCCCGTTCCGCACGGCCGGGGAGCTGGACGCGATGGCTGCGGCCGGCGCGATCGTCGGGAGGACCCTCGTGGCAGTCCGGGAAGCCGCTGAACCGGGGGCCAGCACGCTGGACCTCGACCGCGTGGCCGAGGAGTCCATCCGGTCCGCCGGTGCCGTGCCTTCGTTCCTCGGGTACCACGGGTTCACCGGCTCCATCTGCTCGTCGCGCAACGATGTGGTCGTGCACGGCATCCCGCGCGCCGACGACGTTCTCGCCGAGGGCGACCTGCTCTCCATCGACTGCGGCGCCATTCTGGACGGGTGGCATGGCGACGCGGCATGGACCTTCGCCGTGGGCGCGATCACCGCGGCGGAGGAGGAGCTCAACGCCGCCACCGAACAGTCGCTCGCGGCGGGGATCGCGGCGATGCTGCCCGGGAACAGGCTGACCGACGTGTCCCATGCGATCGAGGAAGGGACGCACGCGGCGGGGCGGGCCCACGGGCGGAGCTACGGCATCGTCGACGGCTACGGGGGTCACGGCATCGGCCGGGAGATGCACATGGACCCGTTCCTGGCCAACGAGGGAGCCCCCGGGAAGGGGCCGCGGCTGGTGGCCGGCTCCGTGCTCGCCATCGAACCGATGCTGACCCTGGGCACGGACCAGACCACCGTGCTCGAGGACGGGTGGACGGTGATCACCGACGACGGCTCCAAGGCCTCGCACTGGGAGCACACCGTGGCCGTCACCCAGGACGGCCCGCTGATCCTCACGCCACGGCCGTAG
- the rpsS gene encoding 30S ribosomal protein S19, which yields MPRSLKKGPFVDDHLLAKVDAQNEKGTKQVIKTWSRRSTVIPDFIGHTFAVHDGRKHVPVFVSENMVGHKLGEFAPTRTFKGHIKDDRKSKRR from the coding sequence ATGCCACGCAGCCTCAAGAAAGGCCCGTTCGTCGACGACCACCTCCTGGCGAAGGTGGACGCGCAGAACGAGAAGGGGACCAAGCAGGTCATCAAGACCTGGTCCCGTCGCTCGACGGTGATCCCGGACTTCATCGGACACACGTTCGCGGTGCACGACGGCCGCAAGCACGTCCCGGTGTTCGTCTCGGAGAACATGGTCGGACACAAGCTCGGTGAGTTCGCGCCGACCAGGACGTTCAAGGGCCACATCAAGGACGACCGGAAGAGCAAGCGCCGATGA
- the rplP gene encoding 50S ribosomal protein L16 has protein sequence MLMPRRVKHRKQHHPKRKGMAKGGTEVTFGDYGLQALEPAYITNRQIEAARIAMTRHIKRGGKIWINIFPDRPLTKKPAETRMGSGKGSPEWWIANVKPGRVMFEMSYPNEEIAREALLRAAHKLPCKCRIVTREGSF, from the coding sequence ATGTTGATGCCACGACGGGTCAAGCACCGTAAGCAGCATCACCCCAAGCGCAAGGGCATGGCCAAGGGCGGCACGGAGGTCACGTTCGGTGACTACGGCCTGCAGGCCCTGGAGCCGGCGTACATCACGAACCGCCAGATCGAGGCGGCGCGTATCGCGATGACCCGCCACATCAAGCGCGGCGGCAAGATCTGGATCAACATCTTCCCGGATCGCCCGCTGACCAAGAAGCCGGCCGAGACCCGCATGGGTTCCGGCAAGGGCTCGCCGGAGTGGTGGATCGCGAACGTCAAGCCCGGACGCGTGATGTTCGAGATGAGCTACCCCAATGAGGAGATCGCCCGCGAGGCACTGCTGCGCGCGGCGCACAAGCTGCCCTGCAAGTGCCGGATCGTGACAAGGGAGGGGAGCTTCTGA
- the rplR gene encoding 50S ribosomal protein L18 yields the protein MTETAQTNGKRVQRGTDVSTARRVARNRRHFRLRKKLAGTPARPRLVVKRSSRHIHVQVIDDTVGHTLAAASSIEADVRAVDGDKTAKGVKVGELIAARAKAAGVTAVVFDRGGNAYHGRIAALADAAREGGLEF from the coding sequence ATGACTGAGACTGCACAGACCAACGGCAAGCGGGTCCAGCGCGGCACGGACGTGTCCACCGCGCGCCGCGTCGCCCGGAATCGTCGGCACTTCCGCCTGCGCAAGAAGCTGGCCGGCACGCCGGCGCGTCCGCGCCTGGTCGTGAAGCGCTCCTCCCGGCACATCCACGTCCAGGTCATCGACGACACCGTGGGCCACACCCTGGCCGCGGCGTCGAGCATCGAGGCCGACGTCCGCGCCGTCGACGGCGACAAGACGGCCAAGGGCGTCAAGGTCGGCGAGCTCATCGCGGCCCGCGCCAAGGCGGCCGGCGTCACCGCCGTCGTGTTCGACCGCGGCGGCAACGCCTACCACGGCCGTATCGCGGCGCTCGCGGACGCGGCGCGCGAGGGCGGGCTGGAGTTCTGA
- the rpsH gene encoding 30S ribosomal protein S8: MTMSDPIADMLTRLRNANSAYHDEVSMPSSKLKVNIAEILKREGYIGDYKVEDARVGKTLTLVLKYGPARERSLAGVRRVSKPGLRVYANSTNLPKVLGGLGVAIISSSTGLLTDRQAAKQRVGGEVLAYVW; this comes from the coding sequence ATGACCATGAGCGATCCGATCGCAGACATGCTCACGCGTCTGCGCAACGCCAACTCGGCGTACCACGACGAGGTCTCCATGCCCTCGTCCAAGCTGAAGGTGAACATCGCCGAGATCCTCAAGCGCGAGGGCTACATCGGCGACTACAAGGTCGAGGACGCGCGGGTGGGCAAGACGCTCACGCTGGTCCTCAAGTACGGCCCTGCGCGTGAGCGCAGCCTCGCCGGCGTCCGCCGCGTGTCGAAGCCCGGCCTGCGCGTGTACGCCAACTCCACCAACCTGCCCAAGGTCCTCGGCGGCCTCGGCGTGGCGATCATCTCGTCATCGACCGGCCTGCTCACGGACCGCCAGGCAGCCAAGCAGCGAGTAGGCGGGGAAGTCCTCGCCTACGTCTGGTAG
- a CDS encoding MerR family transcriptional regulator yields MGADRNGRGGADAGGAGLTIAEAAQRTGLTAHTLRYYERDGLMHGAIDRAPSGHRRYSAADLGWIELITRLRATGMPIREIQRYAELVRAGDGSEPERLELLLAHRVRVQGRLAEVTEHLEALDTKIGLYAERVAARGLTSSALEVVDLSHDH; encoded by the coding sequence ATGGGTGCGGACCGGAACGGCCGGGGCGGGGCGGACGCAGGCGGGGCGGGCCTGACCATCGCGGAGGCGGCACAGCGGACGGGGCTGACCGCGCACACTCTGCGTTACTACGAGCGGGACGGGCTGATGCACGGCGCGATCGACCGGGCGCCGTCCGGGCACCGAAGATACAGCGCCGCCGACCTCGGCTGGATCGAACTCATCACGCGGCTGCGCGCGACGGGGATGCCGATCCGGGAGATCCAGCGGTACGCGGAGCTGGTGCGTGCCGGCGACGGCAGTGAGCCGGAGCGGCTCGAGCTGCTGCTGGCGCATCGCGTCCGGGTGCAGGGCAGGCTCGCGGAGGTGACCGAGCACCTCGAGGCGCTGGACACGAAGATCGGCCTCTACGCGGAGCGGGTCGCGGCGCGCGGCTTGACTTCGAGCGCGCTCGAAGTCGTTGACTTGTCCCATGACCACTGA
- the rplO gene encoding 50S ribosomal protein L15, whose protein sequence is MTIKLHHLRPAPGAKTDRTRVGRGEGSKGKTAGRGTKGTKARKNVPAAFEGGQMPLHMRLPKLKGFKNQFRTEYQVVNVGDIAQLFPQGGTVGVADLVAAGAVRKNQPVKVLGDGEIGVKVDITADKFSASAAEKIAAAGGSVNATA, encoded by the coding sequence GTGACCATCAAGTTGCACCACCTGCGCCCGGCGCCGGGCGCCAAGACCGACCGCACGCGCGTCGGCCGCGGCGAGGGCTCCAAGGGCAAGACCGCGGGACGCGGCACGAAGGGCACCAAGGCCCGCAAGAACGTGCCGGCCGCCTTCGAGGGCGGGCAGATGCCGCTGCACATGCGGCTGCCCAAGCTCAAGGGGTTCAAGAACCAGTTCCGCACCGAGTACCAGGTCGTCAACGTCGGCGACATCGCGCAGTTGTTCCCGCAGGGCGGAACCGTCGGAGTGGCCGATCTGGTCGCGGCCGGCGCTGTCCGGAAGAACCAGCCGGTGAAGGTCCTCGGCGACGGTGAGATCGGCGTCAAGGTCGACATCACCGCGGACAAGTTCTCGGCGTCCGCAGCGGAGAAGATCGCGGCGGCCGGCGGCTCCGTGAACGCCACCGCCTGA
- the secY gene encoding preprotein translocase subunit SecY: MLSAFGSAFRTPDLRRKILFTLGLIVLYRLGAMMPSPGVDFKVVQQCSADALGGDSAGVYTLINLFSGGALLQLSVFAIGIMPYITASIIVQLLTVVIPKFEELRKEGQSGQAKMTQYTRYITIALALLQSTGFVALANSGNLLRGCDQPILADSSIFGLVVTTLVMSAGGVLLMWFGELITERGVGNGMSLLIFISIGAGLPTMGKSILDQGGLKFTLIMLAVLAILVGVVFIEQGQRRIPVQYAKRMVGRRMYGGTSTYLPLKVNQAGVIPVIFASSLLYLPTLVAQLTSNNGTEEHWWNKIINQYLSNPADTGYIIIYFLLIIFFTYFYVAITFNPEERADEMKKYGGFIPGIRPGRPTVEYLQYVLTRITLVGSLYLGIITVLPNFFLGAAATASMAFGGTSILIIVVVALDTAKQIESQLLQRNYEGFLR, from the coding sequence TTGCTCTCGGCCTTCGGATCTGCCTTCAGGACTCCGGACCTGCGGCGGAAGATCCTGTTCACGCTCGGCCTGATCGTGCTGTATCGGCTCGGCGCGATGATGCCGTCGCCCGGCGTGGACTTCAAGGTGGTCCAGCAGTGTTCCGCGGACGCCCTCGGCGGCGACTCGGCGGGCGTGTACACGCTCATCAACCTGTTCTCCGGCGGCGCGCTGCTGCAGCTGTCGGTGTTCGCCATCGGCATCATGCCGTACATCACGGCGAGCATCATCGTCCAGCTGCTGACCGTCGTCATCCCCAAGTTCGAGGAACTGCGCAAGGAAGGGCAGTCCGGCCAGGCGAAGATGACGCAGTACACGCGGTACATCACGATCGCACTGGCACTGCTGCAGTCCACCGGCTTCGTCGCGCTGGCCAACAGCGGCAATCTACTGCGCGGCTGCGACCAGCCGATCCTGGCGGATTCGAGCATCTTCGGGCTCGTGGTGACGACGCTCGTCATGTCCGCGGGCGGCGTGCTGCTGATGTGGTTCGGCGAGCTCATCACCGAGCGCGGAGTGGGCAACGGCATGTCGCTGCTGATCTTCATCAGCATCGGCGCGGGCCTGCCCACCATGGGCAAGTCCATCCTGGACCAGGGCGGGCTCAAGTTCACGCTGATCATGCTCGCGGTGCTCGCGATCCTCGTCGGCGTCGTGTTCATCGAGCAGGGCCAGCGCCGCATCCCCGTCCAATACGCCAAGAGGATGGTGGGCCGGCGAATGTACGGCGGCACGTCCACGTACCTGCCGCTCAAGGTCAACCAGGCCGGCGTCATCCCGGTGATCTTCGCGTCCTCGCTGCTCTACCTGCCCACCCTCGTGGCGCAGCTGACGAGCAACAACGGCACCGAGGAGCACTGGTGGAACAAGATCATCAACCAGTACCTGTCCAACCCCGCGGACACCGGCTACATCATCATCTACTTCCTGCTCATCATCTTCTTCACCTACTTCTACGTCGCCATCACGTTCAATCCGGAGGAGCGGGCGGACGAGATGAAGAAGTACGGTGGGTTCATTCCGGGCATCCGGCCGGGGCGGCCGACGGTGGAGTACCTGCAGTACGTGCTCACACGCATCACCCTGGTGGGCTCGCTCTACCTGGGCATCATCACGGTGTTGCCGAACTTCTTCCTGGGCGCGGCGGCGACGGCGAGCATGGCGTTCGGCGGTACGTCGATCCTCATCATCGTCGTGGTCGCGCTCGACACCGCGAAGCAGATCGAAAGCCAGTTGTTGCAGCGAAACTATGAAGGGTTCCTTCGATGA
- a CDS encoding type Z 30S ribosomal protein S14: MAKKALVNKANRKPKFSVRAYTRCQRCGRPHSVYRKFGLCRVCFREMAHAGELPGVHKSSW, translated from the coding sequence ATGGCGAAGAAGGCGCTCGTCAACAAGGCGAACCGCAAGCCCAAGTTCTCAGTTCGCGCTTACACGCGGTGCCAGCGGTGCGGACGCCCGCACTCGGTCTACCGCAAGTTCGGACTGTGCCGCGTCTGCTTCCGCGAGATGGCGCACGCGGGCGAACTGCCGGGAGTCCACAAGAGCTCTTGGTGA
- the rpmD gene encoding 50S ribosomal protein L30, producing MAQLKVTQVRSTIGTKQNQRDSLRTLGLKRIRHTVVREDSPETRGLINVVSHLVTVEEVSQ from the coding sequence ATGGCACAGCTCAAAGTCACCCAGGTCCGCAGCACCATCGGAACCAAGCAGAACCAGCGTGACAGCCTGCGTACCCTCGGGCTCAAGCGGATCCGGCACACGGTCGTCCGTGAGGACTCGCCGGAGACGCGCGGTCTGATCAACGTGGTCTCGCACCTCGTCACGGTGGAGGAGGTCTCACAGTGA
- the rpsE gene encoding 30S ribosomal protein S5 — protein MPGRQRRDGGRGPAGQNGPNSDNKGQGGGRGRGGRDNRSRDAEKSNFIERVVTINRVSKVVKGGRRFSFTALVIVGDGNGVVGVGYGKAKEVPAAIQKGVEEARKNFFRVPMIGSTITHPVQGEEAAGVVMLRPASPGTGVIAGGAVRAVLECAGIQDILSKSLGSDNAINVVHATVAALKGLRRPEEVAASRGLPIEDVAPAAMLRARAGQGA, from the coding sequence ATGCCGGGACGTCAGCGGCGTGACGGCGGACGGGGTCCCGCCGGACAGAACGGCCCCAACAGCGACAACAAGGGCCAGGGCGGCGGCCGCGGTCGCGGCGGCCGGGACAACCGGTCGCGCGACGCGGAGAAGTCGAACTTCATCGAGCGGGTTGTCACGATCAACCGCGTCTCGAAGGTCGTCAAGGGCGGCCGCCGGTTCAGCTTCACCGCGCTGGTCATCGTCGGCGACGGCAACGGCGTCGTCGGCGTGGGCTACGGCAAGGCCAAGGAAGTGCCGGCCGCGATCCAGAAGGGCGTGGAGGAGGCGCGGAAGAACTTCTTCCGCGTTCCGATGATCGGAAGCACGATCACCCACCCGGTGCAGGGCGAGGAGGCCGCCGGTGTGGTCATGCTGCGCCCGGCCAGCCCGGGTACCGGTGTGATCGCGGGCGGTGCGGTGCGCGCCGTCCTCGAGTGCGCGGGCATCCAGGACATCCTGTCCAAGTCGCTCGGCAGCGACAACGCGATCAACGTCGTGCACGCGACGGTGGCCGCGCTCAAGGGTCTGCGTCGTCCCGAGGAGGTCGCGGCGTCCCGCGGCCTGCCGATCGAGGACGTGGCCCCGGCGGCGATGCTGCGGGCGCGTGCCGGGCAGGGGGCATGA
- the rplV gene encoding 50S ribosomal protein L22, with protein sequence MSTQSETQAVAQTAKATARFVRVTPMKARRVVDLVRGRSVGDALDILRFAPQSASEPVAKVVASAAANAENNLDLDPRTLVVSAAYVDEGPTFKRYQPRAQGRAFRIRKRTSHITIEVQSVPGQGSGRGRRKGAQ encoded by the coding sequence ATGAGCACACAGTCAGAGACACAGGCCGTCGCGCAGACGGCGAAGGCCACCGCGCGCTTCGTGCGAGTGACCCCGATGAAGGCCCGCCGCGTCGTGGACCTGGTCCGCGGCCGGAGCGTCGGCGACGCGCTCGACATCCTGCGGTTCGCGCCGCAGTCGGCGAGCGAGCCGGTCGCCAAGGTCGTGGCGAGCGCCGCGGCGAATGCGGAGAACAACCTCGACCTCGACCCGCGCACGCTCGTCGTGTCCGCGGCGTACGTCGACGAGGGCCCCACCTTCAAGCGGTACCAGCCGCGCGCACAGGGCCGGGCCTTCCGCATCCGCAAGCGCACCAGCCACATCACCATCGAGGTCCAGTCGGTGCCCGGCCAGGGCAGCGGCCGCGGCCGTCGGAAGGGAGCTCAGTAG
- a CDS encoding adenylate kinase, with translation MRIVLLGPPGAGKGTQAAILADKLGVPHISTGDLFRANIGEGTELGVEAKRYLDAGELVPSELTNRMVEARLSESDAQQGFLLDGFPRTVDQAEALEGILERLGTALDAVLEFVVDEDVVVERMLARGRDDDKEDVIRNRLRVYRAETAPLLDHYRSIEVSVDAVGEIEEINARAMAALGK, from the coding sequence ATGAGAATTGTTCTACTCGGCCCCCCCGGAGCAGGTAAGGGCACCCAGGCGGCCATCCTTGCCGACAAGCTCGGAGTGCCGCACATCTCCACGGGCGACCTGTTCCGCGCGAACATCGGCGAGGGCACGGAGCTCGGCGTGGAGGCCAAGCGGTACCTCGACGCCGGCGAGCTGGTCCCCAGCGAGTTGACCAACCGGATGGTGGAGGCGCGCCTGTCCGAGTCGGACGCGCAGCAGGGTTTCCTGCTCGACGGCTTCCCGCGCACTGTCGACCAGGCCGAGGCCCTCGAGGGGATCCTCGAGCGGCTGGGCACCGCGCTCGACGCGGTGCTGGAGTTCGTCGTAGACGAGGATGTCGTGGTGGAGCGGATGCTGGCGCGTGGCCGCGATGACGACAAGGAGGACGTCATCCGCAACCGGCTGCGCGTGTACCGGGCGGAGACGGCTCCGTTGCTGGACCATTACCGGAGCATCGAGGTCAGCGTCGACGCGGTGGGCGAGATCGAGGAGATCAACGCGCGGGCCATGGCAGCGCTGGGCAAGTAG
- the rplX gene encoding 50S ribosomal protein L24, producing the protein MKVHKGDTVLVISGKDKGAKGKVIKAIPDRNRVIVEGVNRIKKHTAVSANQAGARVGGIVTQEAAIHVSNVMVVDSDGNPTRVGYRTDENGKRVRISRRNGKDI; encoded by the coding sequence ATGAAGGTGCACAAGGGCGACACGGTCCTCGTCATCTCGGGTAAGGACAAGGGCGCCAAGGGCAAGGTCATCAAGGCCATCCCGGATCGCAACCGCGTCATCGTCGAGGGCGTGAACCGCATCAAGAAGCACACCGCCGTCTCTGCGAACCAGGCCGGCGCGCGCGTCGGCGGGATCGTCACCCAGGAGGCCGCCATCCACGTCTCGAACGTGATGGTCGTCGACTCCGACGGCAACCCCACCCGCGTCGGATACCGCACCGACGAGAACGGCAAGCGGGTGCGGATCTCCCGTCGCAACGGGAAGGACATCTAG
- the rplE gene encoding 50S ribosomal protein L5 encodes MTSTENKIQPRLKLQYRSEIRDAMQKEFSYENVMQVPGLVKVVVNMGVGDAARDAKLINGAVRDLSLITGQKPEIRRARKSIAQFKLREGMPIGARVTLRGDRMWEFLDRLLSIALPRIRDFRGLSGEQFDGNGNYTFGLSEQSMFHEIDIDSIDRPRGMDITVVTTATNNDEGRALLKQLGFPFKEK; translated from the coding sequence ATGACGAGCACCGAGAACAAGATCCAGCCGCGCCTGAAGCTGCAGTACCGCAGCGAGATCCGCGACGCCATGCAGAAGGAGTTCTCCTACGAGAACGTCATGCAGGTGCCGGGGCTCGTCAAGGTCGTCGTCAACATGGGCGTCGGCGACGCCGCCCGCGACGCCAAGCTCATCAACGGCGCCGTCCGCGACCTCTCGCTGATCACCGGCCAGAAGCCCGAGATCCGCCGCGCACGCAAGTCCATCGCGCAGTTCAAGCTGCGTGAGGGCATGCCCATCGGCGCGCGCGTCACGCTGCGCGGCGACCGCATGTGGGAGTTCCTCGACCGTCTGCTCTCGATCGCGCTGCCGCGCATCCGCGACTTCCGCGGACTGTCGGGCGAGCAGTTCGACGGCAACGGCAACTACACCTTCGGCCTGTCCGAGCAGTCGATGTTCCACGAGATCGACATCGACTCGATCGACCGCCCGCGCGGTATGGACATCACCGTCGTGACCACCGCCACCAACAACGACGAGGGGCGCGCGCTGCTCAAGCAGCTCGGCTTCCCGTTCAAGGAGAAGTGA
- the rpsQ gene encoding 30S ribosomal protein S17, protein MSEDKTVSTTENAAADERGRRKIRIGYVVSDKMEKTIVVELEDRVKHPLYGKIIRRTSKVKAHDENSQAGVGDRVQLMETRPMSATKRWRLVEVLEKAK, encoded by the coding sequence ATGAGTGAGGACAAGACAGTGAGCACCACCGAGAACGCAGCGGCCGACGAGCGTGGCCGCCGCAAGATCCGCATCGGCTACGTCGTCTCCGACAAGATGGAGAAGACGATCGTCGTCGAGCTCGAAGACCGCGTCAAGCACCCGCTGTACGGCAAGATCATCCGCCGTACCAGCAAGGTGAAGGCGCACGACGAGAACAGCCAGGCCGGCGTGGGCGACCGCGTCCAGCTGATGGAGACCCGGCCCATGTCCGCCACCAAGCGGTGGCGGCTGGTCGAGGTCCTCGAGAAGGCCAAGTAG
- the rplN gene encoding 50S ribosomal protein L14 yields MIQQESRVRVADNTGAKEILCIRVLGGSGRRYAGIGDVIVGTVKDAIPGGNVKRGDLVKAVIVRTKKERRRPDGSYIRFDENAAVIIKPDNDPRGTRIFGPVGRELRDKKYMRIISLAPEVL; encoded by the coding sequence GTGATCCAGCAGGAGTCGCGGGTCCGAGTTGCCGACAACACCGGTGCCAAGGAGATCTTGTGCATCCGTGTTCTCGGCGGCTCCGGTCGCCGCTACGCCGGGATCGGCGATGTCATCGTCGGCACGGTCAAGGACGCCATCCCCGGCGGCAACGTCAAGCGCGGCGATCTGGTCAAGGCCGTGATCGTGCGGACCAAGAAGGAACGCCGTCGCCCGGACGGTTCCTACATCCGCTTCGACGAGAACGCCGCCGTCATCATCAAGCCGGACAACGATCCGCGCGGCACCCGCATCTTCGGGCCCGTCGGCCGCGAGCTGCGCGACAAGAAGTACATGAGGATCATCTCGCTCGCACCGGAGGTGCTGTGA
- the rplF gene encoding 50S ribosomal protein L6, with protein MSRIGRDPITVPGGVDVAIDGQDVTVKGPKGELALTLHDVIGIEKAEDGRLQVTRADEDRDSRALHGLSRTLVQNMVTGVTDGYVIKMEIHGVGYRVALKGSTLEFSLGYSHPVTVDAPEGVSFQVENPTRFSISGIDKQKVGQVASNIKRLRKHDPYKGKGIRYEGEQVRRKVGKTGK; from the coding sequence ATGTCTCGTATCGGTAGAGACCCGATCACCGTCCCCGGCGGCGTCGACGTGGCCATCGACGGCCAGGACGTCACGGTCAAGGGGCCCAAGGGAGAGCTGGCGCTGACCCTGCACGACGTCATCGGCATCGAGAAGGCCGAGGACGGGCGCCTGCAGGTCACGCGCGCCGACGAGGACCGCGACAGCCGCGCGCTGCACGGCCTGTCCCGCACGCTCGTGCAGAACATGGTCACCGGCGTCACCGACGGCTACGTCATCAAGATGGAGATCCACGGCGTCGGCTACCGCGTGGCGCTGAAGGGCTCCACGCTGGAGTTCTCGCTGGGCTACAGCCACCCGGTCACTGTCGACGCGCCGGAAGGCGTGAGCTTCCAGGTCGAGAACCCCACCCGGTTCTCCATCAGCGGCATCGACAAGCAGAAGGTCGGTCAGGTGGCCTCCAACATCAAGCGTCTGCGGAAGCACGACCCCTACAAGGGCAAGGGCATCCGCTACGAGGGTGAGCAGGTCCGTCGCAAGGTCGGAAAGACGGGTAAGTGA
- the rpmC gene encoding 50S ribosomal protein L29 produces the protein MATGTQASELRELGEEELATALREAKEELFNLRFQMATGQLDNNRRLRTVRRNIARIYTVLRERELGLAVGPDEDGAA, from the coding sequence ATGGCAACGGGAACCCAGGCGTCCGAGCTCCGGGAGCTCGGCGAGGAGGAGCTGGCCACGGCCCTCCGCGAGGCCAAGGAGGAACTGTTCAACCTCCGCTTCCAGATGGCGACCGGGCAGCTCGACAACAATCGTCGCCTCCGGACCGTCCGGCGCAACATCGCCCGGATCTACACGGTGCTCCGCGAGCGTGAGCTGGGGCTCGCGGTCGGACCGGACGAGGACGGCGCCGCATGA
- the rpsC gene encoding 30S ribosomal protein S3, whose protein sequence is MGQKINPHGFRLGITTDWKSRWYADKQYADYVKEDVAIRRLLSTGMERAGISKVEIERTRDRVRVDIHTARPGIVIGRRGSEADRIRGKLEKLTAKQVQLNILEVKNPEADAQLVAQGVAEQLSNRVAFRRAMRKAIQSAMRQPQVKGIRVQCSGRLGGAEMSRSEFYREGRVPLHTLRADIDYGFFEAKTTFGRIGVKVWIYKGDVVGGRREVAANAAAERDRPRRERPARSRRPSTAGQGGGRAATATAQAEAPAAENQEG, encoded by the coding sequence GTGGGCCAGAAGATCAACCCGCACGGGTTCCGACTGGGAATCACCACCGACTGGAAGTCGCGGTGGTACGCGGACAAGCAGTACGCCGACTACGTCAAGGAAGACGTGGCGATCCGCCGGTTGCTCTCGACCGGCATGGAGCGCGCCGGCATCTCGAAGGTGGAGATCGAGCGCACGCGTGACCGCGTCCGGGTCGACATCCACACGGCACGGCCGGGCATCGTCATCGGCCGCCGCGGCTCGGAAGCCGACCGCATCCGCGGCAAGCTCGAGAAGCTGACGGCCAAGCAGGTGCAGCTGAACATCCTCGAGGTCAAGAACCCCGAGGCCGATGCGCAGCTCGTCGCCCAGGGCGTGGCGGAGCAGCTGTCCAACCGCGTCGCCTTCCGCCGGGCCATGCGCAAGGCCATCCAGTCGGCCATGCGTCAGCCGCAGGTCAAGGGCATCCGCGTGCAGTGCTCCGGCCGTCTCGGCGGTGCGGAGATGTCGCGCTCGGAGTTCTACCGCGAGGGCCGCGTGCCGCTGCACACCCTGCGCGCCGACATCGACTACGGCTTCTTCGAGGCCAAGACGACCTTCGGCCGCATCGGCGTGAAGGTGTGGATCTACAAGGGCGACGTCGTCGGAGGCCGCCGCGAGGTGGCGGCCAACGCCGCGGCCGAGCGTGACCGTCCGCGCCGCGAGCGCCCGGCACGTTCGCGCCGCCCGTCCACGGCCGGCCAGGGCGGGGGCCGTGCGGCCACCGCCACTGCGCAGGCCGAGGCGCCCGCCGCAGAGAATCAGGAGGGCTGA